The sequence CGTCAAGGTCGGCGGCAAGACCGTCGAGGTCTGCTGCGAGGAATGCGCGAAGGCGCTGAACGAGGCCGGCGCCTCGGCGGCCGGCGCGAGCGAGGATTGAGCCATGCGCACCGATCACGCAGCGGCACAACGCCCGGCTGGCCAGGTCCCGGCGCCGCCGGTCCGCACCGAAACCATCCCGCAGGCCTTGCACACCCAATGCATCGCGGCAGCGAAATGGATCGCCCGCCAGATGGAGAAACGCCGAAGCCGGCTTGCCTTGCTGGAAATGACCGACGAACAGCTCAAGGACATCGGTCTGTCGCGCGGCCAGGCCTATTCGGAGTTCAGGCGGCGCTAAAGCAATTCCGGGAAAAGTGGGAAGCGGTTTTCCCACGGGAATTGCGTCAAAACAAAAAGCAGGAGCAGTTCGCCGATTCCATGAAACGGCGAACTGCTTCTGTGGGATTGAGAGGCGCTTGCCGAGAAGTCTCCTGACAGGATTGGGCAGGCCGCTTGCGTAAACTGACCGTCGTCATTCCGGAATCGTTTTCCGGTACGAGGGAAGAGCACAACGGCTATGTCGCAATTCACGGTTCATCCGCTTCTGGACACCGGCACGGTCAGAGTGCGGGATGTCCTCTGCAGCGGCGAATGCCGGCATAGGAGCGATGAAGAGTGCACGGCGGCGACGCATCTGGTGTTTCCCTATCGCGGCGTCTTCGTGCGCCATGTCGGCCGCAATGACGCGGTCGCTGAAGCCAATCAGCTGCTGTTCTTCAATGAGGCCGAGCCTTACCAGGTCAGCCATCCCGTCGAGGGCGGCGATGCCTGCCTCGACCTCGTCATCGAGGAAGGCCAATTGCGGGAACTGGCGCCGAAGGAGCAGCTGCGCTTTGGCGGCGTCCTGGCGTTTCGTCGCCAGCGCCGGCGCATCGATCCGCGCGCGCAGGCACTGGTGGCGCTGCTGCGCCACAGCCTGCGCCGCAACGTTGCGGAAACGCTGGAGGCCGAGACCCTGGCGCTGACACTGGTGCGGCGCTCGCTCGGCGAGCGTACCTCGCATGTCGCCGGGGCCAGCCCCGGACGGCAGAAGCTGGTCGACCGCGCCAAGCTCGTCCTGGCGTCGGACCTGTCGCGGCGCTGGACGCTGGCCGAGATTGCCGCCGAGGTCGGCGTTTCACCGGTTTATCTGACGCAGATGTTCCAGCAGGTCGAGGCCATGCCGCTCTATCGCTACCATCTGCGCCTGCGGCTGGCGCGCGCGCTCGACCTGCTCGGCCGCTACGACAATTTGACCACGCTCGGCATGGATCTCGGCTTCTCCAGCCACAGCCATTTCAGTGCGTCGTTCAGGCAGGTCTACGGACGCACGCCGGCGGAGTTCCAGCGCTCGATCAAGCTGCGTTAGTGCGGTTCAAGCAAGCGCAGCGATATCAGCCGCGCAAAGCCGCCATGGCGGCCGCATGCAACTCCGGTGTTGCCGCCGCCAGCACATCGCCGCCCTTTTCCGCCGGTCCGCCATCGAAGGTGGTGACGACGCCGCCGGCCTTCTCGATGATCGGGATCAGCGCCACGATATCGTAGGGCTTCAGGCCCGGATCGGCGACGATGTCGACGCTTCCCGATGCGATCATGGCGAAGGCATAGCAATCGGCACCGTAGCGGGCGAGTTGAACCTGCTTCTCGAACGCGTCATAGCGGGTGCGTGCTTCGCCCTTGTACAGCGCCGGCGTCGTGGTGAACAGCGTGGCATCCGCCAGGCTGGTCGTCTTGCGGGTCGAAAGCCTGCGCGGGCCGCCCGGCCCCTCATAGTGCGAGCCCGAGGCGTTGGCGTAGAACAGTTCGCCGGTGAAGGGCTGCGCCATCATGCCGGCGACCGCGTCGCCGTCGACCGTCAGCCCGACCAGCGTCCCCCACACCGGCAGGCCGGAGATGAAGGCGCGCGTGCCGTCGATCGGATCGATCACCCAGACATGCCGGCTGGAGATGTTCTCGCTGCCGTGCTCCTCGCCGAGAATGCCATGGTCGGGATACTGCGCCGATATCAGCGCCCGGATGGCGCGTTCCGCCTCGCGGTCGGCTTCGGTGACCGGGTCGAAACTGCCCTTTTCCTTGTTGGCCACGGCACCCTGGGCGCGAAAGCGCGGCAAGGTCTCGGCCGCTGCCGCGTGCGCGATACGGCGCATGAAATCGATGCTGATATCCAACTGATTCTCCCGCATTGCCGAGTGCCCAACTGGGCTCTGCCGACACTTTCCCGCCAAAACAAGCCTGTTTATCGATTTATTCGTCGCGACAGCTGTTGCCCAAATGTCACATGAATGTCATCGAAACGCAATTTCCACATCACTCTGAATTAAAAAAGCCTGAAGGTCGCTTGACATTTGTGCACCGCACAATACCCTCAATCTCGGACAGGTTTTCCTGTCCATGCCCTCCTTGGGCGTTTCCTCCCTAGACTTCGACCGTATCGTGCAAACGATGCGGTCTTTTTTTACGCCGCGATTTCCAATGCATGTCGCCCAAAAGTGCTTAGCGGTTCTGGGGCGACGACATCCATGAAAACAAGACCCGATTTCACTCCGCCGCCAACGGCAGGTCGATGAAATGATGGTCGGGCATTGCCATCAGATCCGCTGAAAATCGCGTCAGATCGTCGGCCAGCGCGTCGAAGCCGGCGACCTTCTCGAATGTCCGTTCGTTCATGTAGAGCCCGCGATTGACCTCGATCTGCAGCGCATGCAGATGGCGCGCCGGGCGGCCGTAATGTTCGGTGATGAAGCCGCCGGCATAAGGCTTGTTGTGGGCGACAGTATAGCCCATCGCGGTCAGCAGGCCGATCGCCGTCTCGGTCAGGGCCGCCGTGGCGGAAATGCCGAAACGGTCGCCGATGATGAAGTCCGGCCGCAGGCCGCTGTCGCCGACACGAATGCTTGCCGGCATCGAATGGCAGTCGATCAGCACGGCAAAGCCGAAACGGGCATGGGTTCTGGTCAAAAGCCGCTTCAGCGTTTCGTGATAGGGCTTGTAGACGGCCTCGATGCGGGCAACGGCTTCGGAGAGCGGCAGGCGGCCGGAATAGATGTCGAGCCCCTCGCCCACCAGCTTGGGCACGGTGCCAAGTCCGCCCGCCACCCGCGCCGAGCGGATGTTGCAGAAGGACGGCACCGGCTCGGCGAACATGCGCGGATCGAGTTCCCAGGGCTCGCGGTTGACGTCGAGATAGGCGCGCGGAAAATTCGCCGCCAGCATCGGCGCGCCGAGCGCCACGGCGCCGCCGAACAGCTCATCGACATAGCAATCCTCCGAGCGGCGGATGGCGTTGCGGTCGAGCCTCGCCATGGCGAGGAAGCGTTCCGGATAGTAGCGGCCGCTATGCGGCGAGTTGAACAGGAAGGGGACGCGCTGCTCGGCGCCCGATCGGATTTCGAAGGGTTGAACGACCGCAAAATCCTCGGCTGCCGTCTTCAATTTGCACGAACCCGAAAACACCGATGCATCATGGTATGAAAGTGCCACCTTGCTGGCCGCATGTCCAGCATTTCGCCATTCGCATCGCCTTGCCGAATGCGGATAATGCTTCGCCGCGTTCACTTGATGTTTACCGTCACCTCCTCATATACAGGATGGTTAACGGGCCTGCCCGACGGCAGTCTCGAGCGGGTGATTCGGACGGGATATCATGGCACGCATTCTTCTGGCGGAAGACGACGACGATATGCGTCGTTTCCTCGTCAAGGCGCTGGAACGCGCCGGCTATCAAGTCAGCGATTTCGACAACGGCGCCAGCGCCTATGAGCGGCTGCGCGAGGAGCCGTTCTCGCTGCTGTTGACCGACATCGTCATGCCGGAGATGGACGGCATCGAACTGGCGCGCCGCGCCACCGAGATCGATCCCGACCTCAAGGTCATGTTCATCACCGGTTTTGCCGCCGTTGCGCTGAACCCGGATTCCAAGGCGCCGAAAGACGCCAAGGTGCTGTCGAAGCCCTTCCACCTGCGCGATCTCGTCAACGAGGTCGAGAAGATGCTGCACGCGGCCTGAGCCGCCCCTTCCGCTGAGGCATCGGCACCTGTTTGCCGGTGCGGCGAGACGACGCCTTCTTTCCTTTTTCTCGCTATTGACGCGCCGGACCAAAAATGGTGTATGCGCGGCTTCGGATGGGCGTGTAGCTCAGCGGGAGAGCACTGCATTGACATTGCAGGGGTCACAGGTTCAATCCCTGTCACGCCCACCATCCGGTTTCTGGTAGCTTTTTCAATAACTTAGCTATCAAGAACAAAGTCCTTCGAAAGACCCTTGAATTGGCTGCTGGTCACAAATTGGTCACAGCAAAGGGGTCGTCATGGCCACAATTCGGAAGCACCGAGACAAATACCAAGTCCAGATTCGCAGGAAGGGCGTTGCCCCTTTGACCAAGACGTTCGGACTCCTGGCCGACGCTAAGGAATGGGCGAGGCATCAAGAGAGACTGGCAGACAGGGCAGAGCTTGGACCCAACAGGAAGGAACTGGAGAGGATCACCCTTGCCCAACTTGTCCAACGCTATCTAGATGAGATCGTACCTGCCAAGAAGGGGGCTGCAATCGAGAGGATCGTGCTTGAAGCATTCCTGCGGCACAAGATTTGCAATAAGCGCCTCTCGGAACTGACAACAGCCGATTTTGCGACCTATCGAGACGAACGGCTGAAAACGATCACTGGCAAAACCCTGAAGCGCCAGATCGCTCCACTCAGCAACATGTTTGAAGTTGCAAGGATGGATTGGAATCTCCCCTCCGCCGCAACCCGCTTACCGACCTCGCCTTGAAGGTGAAGGACAACAAGAGGGATAGGCGGCTGAGGGAAGGCGAATTCGAAAAGCTTTTGATCGCAGGACGAAAGACCCGAAACCGAATGTTGATCCCGATCGTCCGGTTGGCACTCGAAACGGCCATGAGACGGGGAGAGATTCTTGCTCTGCGGTTCCGTGACGTGGACATTGAACGATGTATGGCAACCATACAGGACTCAAAGAACGGCCATTCAAGAACCATCCCGCTTTCGTCGCTGGCCGTGGCCATCCTTGAGACAACCATTGCCGTGATGAACGAAAAGGGCAAAGCACAGAATGCACGTATCTTTCCGCTCACGCCTGTTGCGGTGCGTCTCGCATGGGACAAACTGACAAAACGGGCAATAATCGACGACCTGCACTTCCACGACCTGCGGCACGAGGCGATCTCGCGGTTCTTCGAGAAAGGTCTAACCGTGCCGGAAGTGGCGTCTATTAGCGGTCACCGGGATATTCGAATGCTTCTGAGGTATGCCCACGCGGACAAGGCACAACTTGCGAAAAAACTCCAATAGCCGACGCTGTAAATAGACCCCCGCGCATAAAAAGCCTGCGAAAAGCAGGACACACCGGTTGTACATTCTTTGCCGATAAAATATCGCAATGGATTAAACCCGGTATCGCCATGACCACCGCTATTACCTTCGACACATTGCTGGATACATCTCTTTCGGACGTGTCCAGTATCGAGGAGCTCAAGGCCGCCGTTAACAAACGGATGTTGAGCCTCGTCAACGACTACGAAGATGGACAATGGCGTTATAGCCGCTTTCAGAGCTATCTATGGGACAATATCGCTCAGACCGCATTATCACAGAGAGAGCGGGACGCATTGGTTGGAAAAAGCCATACGACGCTTGTCGCATCAGCCAAAAACCTAAGACTGACGGACAACGATAAGGTCGGCCAAGGCAGTGAAATCGCCGAGGTGTTCCTGTACGGTATAATGAAAGATCATTTTGGAGCCCTCCCCGTCGTTCCAAAGATATTCTATAAACAGAACGCACAAGATAATGCGAAGGGTGCGGACAGCGTACATATAGTTATAAAAGACAATGAGTTTTCCCTGTGGTTCGGTGAAGCAAAATTTTATAACTCTCTTGCTGACAGTAGACTAGATAAGATAGTCTTGTCTGTCATTGAGTCACTCAGAACTGATAAATTGAAGAAAGAAAACAGCATTGTCACAAACGTTTCTGATATATATCACCTAGATATCGACAACGACCTGCGGACTAAAATAATAGAGGCGATTCAGCCAAAAGAATCCATCGACACGTTAAAAAATAAAATAAACGTTCCGATCATGCTTCTATACGAATGTCAGTTGACGTCCACCGCCTCCATCTTTGACGACGCTTATCGGGAATCGCTTATTGCAGATCAAAAGAACAGAGCAGAGTCATATTTTAAGAAGCAGATTTCAGCTTCTTCAGCCGTGTTTATGTACGAAGAGATCAAATTTCACGTAATATTCTTCCCGGTTCCAAATAAAGAAAAAATCGTTAAATCATTCGTCAATGGCGTATCTTTCTTCAAGGCGCAGTCTTGATGGATACATTTGAAATATGCCAAGAAATAAATCAACTGACTCTGTCAGGAAATCTGCCCGACGCTCGGGATAAACTAATCCTCCTGCTTGACGAGTTAAGCCAAGAGGAGACCCCATACCCAGATTTTCTGAATCATCTCATCCGAGAAGCCGGCCTCTATCCATATCTCCAGCTAGAAACGGCCTCCTGGCAGGAGAAATTCGTAACAGAGGCCTTCAAGGTCGACATTGGTCGCGCTTCGGCCACCCTTCATAGAGAACAATCCTACGTCCTTTCCCGTCTTTTAGAAGGGGCAGATATCGCAGTTAGTGCTCCGACTAGCTTTGGCAAAAGCTTTATAATAGACGCATTCATCGCCGCAAAGCGCCCGAAAAATGTGTTTATAATAGTTCCAACAATTGCGTTGATGGACGAGACACGGCGGCGCATATTCAAAAAATTCTCCGATCAGTATAACATCGTTACCGCTACAGATATGGCTATCGAGGCATTTAACATTTTTATCTTCCCACAGGAACGAGCCTTCAGCTATATTGATAAGGTTGACTCCATAGACCTACTCGTAGTTGACGAATTTTATAAGGCTAGCGCTAAGCATGACAAGGAACGGTCACCATCATTGCTGAAGGCTATATTGAAGCTGTCCAAAAAAGCTAGACAAAGGTACTTCCTAGCTCCAAACGTAAAATCAATCGATAAAAACGTATTTACCCAAGGTATGGAATTCATCGAACTTCTCGATTTTAACACAGTTTATCTGCGGAAATATGAATGGTTCAAAGATATCGGCGATGACGAGGAACTTAAGGGAGAAAAGCTGCTCGAAATTATCGGCCCTAGAGACGCGAAATCGTTGGTTTATGCCGGGTCGTATCCTCAGATCGACAAGGTCGCAACATTGATCATGACCAGTATGAGCGTAGTTGATCGACCCGTTCTGAATCATTTTTCGAGATGGCTTGCCGAAAACTACGGCCCAAACTGGCAGTTAACCCATCTAGTTCGTAGAGGCGTTGGCATTCACAATGGACGAATGCATCGCTCTTTGAGTCAGCTCCAGATAAAGATCTTTGAGTCGGTGCATGGGTTCGACAGCATTATCTCGACTTCATCGATTATTGAGGGCGTCAACACCTCCGCCGAGAACGTAGTGATCTGGAGAAATCGGTTGGGGAATACGCGCCTCAACGACTTTACATATAGGAACATAATAGGCAGAGGCGGAAGGATGTTTAGGCATTTCGTCGGGAACATATATCTTCTCGAATCACCCCCTAAGGAGGAAACCACTCAGCTAGAAATCCAATTCCCTGACGCTATCCTAGGTGATTTGGACGAAGTTGAGCACCGTGACCACCTCGATGACCGGCAGGTAGAGCACATCATCGCCTATAAGGACGCAATGTCGGAGATTTTAGGCGACGAAGAATTCGATAGAATTAGCAAGGGCAATCTTATCCAGAACAGTGACTCGGATTTTATACTCGAATTGGCGAGGAGCATGAAAAGAAGTCCGTCGGATTGGAATGGATTCGGTTTTCTGAATTCTGACGATCCGAACCAGTGGGAGCGAATGCTCTATAAGATCATTAATTTGAGTCCATCGGGATGGGACATACAATTCTCGAAACTAGTGTCATTTATCAAGGTTTTATCCGACAACTGGAGGAGCGGGATACCGATACTCTTAGGTAGGCTCGACCAGGCAGGGATCGGTTTGGAACAATTTTTTCAACTTGAGCGAAACGTTACGTTCAAGATGTCAGCTTTACTCAGAGATGTGAACGAACTCCATAAGATAATAATCAACCCCTCTGTCGACGTCTCTCCTTTTATATTCAAGCTGAGCCACGCTTTCTTACCAGGTGCGGTTTACCAATTAGAGGAGTATGGGCTGCCCCGCATGATTTCTAGGAAGATAGACCGGGAAGGCCTTATAAAATTGTCAGATCCCTCTCTTGATATAAGAAATGCGATAGCTCAGTTTCAAGATATAGGGGTGGAAGGGGTGAATTCCCTGGCATCGCTCACGGCGTTCGATCGGTATATCGTGAAGTACTTCTTTGAGGGTATTACTCAGGATAGTGTCGCAGCCTAGACCTTTCAATGCTATCCTATGTCCGTTCCTGCGGTGCGGGTTGCTAGTGGCTCGGCCCTGCTTCGTCTTCGCTGTGAGGACGAACAAGATCGACATGGCTTGCGCCAAGCGCCTGGGCCAGTCGTTATAGTGTTGTGATGACGGTTGGGTTGCGCTTACCCCGCTCAAGGTCGCTGAGATACTGCTGAGAGAAACCAGAACGCTCTTCAACGTCCTCTTGGGTTAGACCGCTTTCACGACGCAGCCGGCTAACCGCCTTAATGCACGGCGATAAGCTTTTGACGGCCTGAAGCGACGCTGTGGTCGCCGTTGCGGTGCTTTTCCACGCGCCTCGTCAGGCGCCGGAATTGCTCCGTCGTGATGGCAGGCGGGGGTTTGCAGGTTGCGGTCGACGGGTTCGTTTCGGGGCGTCTGCGCCCCATCGTTATGTCGCGAGTTGGGGGATGCGATCGAGGACGATGCGCAGGATGCGCTGGTCGGGGCACGATGTCGGCAGGTGCAGGCGGATTTGCGATTTCATCTCGACCACCCGCGCAGCGATTTTGATGAGGCGCAATCGCAGCGTGTCGAATTGGGCGACGGCAAAGCTCGAGCGCCTCGGCATCGCGGCCCGCAAGCCCCACATCAACCAGTAAGCACCGGCATGCAGGAATAGCCGGAACTGGTTGGCCGTCGCTCTGGTGCAGGATGTGCGGTCGGCGGCAAGATGCGTCTTCCACGACTTGATGTGGTTCTCGGCCGCGCCGCGCCGGCAGTAGACATCCTCGTAGAGCGCCTTGGCCTTCCCACCGGCAAGGTTGGTGACGACGAAGCGGGTATCGGCACCTTGGGCGCCGACCTCGACCCGCGCGATGATGCGCTCGACGCGGCTCCAACTAGCGGCGCCGTCAACGAACTCCTTGAACCTGCGGACCTTGCCTGTCTTGGCCGACGCTTCGAAGCGCGCCGTCGTGCTGGCCTCCAGATCCGCGACATGCTTGCGCAGGGTCGTGGTGGGCGCGAGGCCAAAGATGAAGTCGACGTCGTTGGCGCGGCACCAGTCGATGACCTGCGGGCTGCAATAATGGCTATCGCCGCGGAGCAGGATTCGAATGTTCGGCCAGTTGATCCGGATCGCCCGCACCAGACGGCGCAGGTGGGGGCGGATCTCAGCCCCACTCGGCCGCTTGGCCGGTCGCAGGATCGCGCTGACGAACCGTCCCGCCCCATCGAACACTACGATCGGCTGGAAGCCGTATTCGTCATGGTGGGCATTGAACAGGCGAAGCTGTTGGCCTCCGTGCACAGCGTCGAAGGTGTCGTCAATGTCGAGTACGATCCGCTTCGGCACCTGCCGGAACGAGGCGCAATAGAGATCGACCATCGCCCGCCCCATCGCAACCAGCTCCCGCACGCCGGGCAGGTTCTCCAGCCGGCACAGCGTCGATTGCGACGCCAGATCCCGACCCGACGGCAGCGCATCCTGGGCCATCTTGAAGACCGGATCGCGGCGCAGCCGGTTGGCGTCGTTGCCGTCCTCGTAGCCGGCGGCAATCATCTTCATGCGAAAGCCGATCATGTCCGCCAGGCTGTGGACGACCTGGTCCGGGCAGCGCGGATCGTCGATGCAACGCGCCAGACGCTCGGCCACCCGCAACCGCTTTTCCACCTCGGCCAAAGCCAGAACGCCGCTGTTGGACGACAGCATGCCGCCGTCGAAACGGGCGACGACGGACTTGCCGCCGACTGATGACAAACCGCTCAGCGGCAGCGTAAGATCGTTCATGGTGGGTGTGGTCTCCGGGAAATGGTTCGGATCGGCTTAAGCAACCAAATCCTAAGTCATTTCAACGGCTTGCGCCACATCCACCAACCCTCATGAATTTTTCAGGCTAACTCGCTTCACAGGACGATATTGAAGGCGGCGCGGGACTCTTGGCTCCGCCAATCGAAGCCATCTTTAGAAGTATCCAAGTCAGCAACAGCAGTCTCAGAGGAGAGTGGGACAATCTGAATTCGTACCTTAAGCCCTTACTGTCACTCGGCGACATCCCGAGCTTCGTAACCGCTGCAAACGCCGCCGACCAAAACGACCCAAACACCCGTTTTCAATCCAACCTTCGCAGCATTGCCTACGCCGGCATGATCGTTGTGCTAGCCGTCGTCATGGTTATCTGCCTTATCGCTGTTTTTCTGACCAAAGACGAAAAGCGGTTCTCGTTTGCGGTGGACACGATCAAGACGCTGATGGGCTTCTTTATCGGGGTCATTTCCACCCTGTTTGGCTTACCGGCAAGCTAGCGCACCTACCGACCTCCACACTAAGCGTGTAAGTAGGCAACGAGGAAATGGGGGGCGGGCATGTCGACAAATTCGGTTTTTTTAGTTGCTGTCACTTTGGGAACGGCAGCCGCAGGCGCTCTTTTCGGATATATGGGCTACCGCTCAGGGGCAAAGCAAGTCGAGAGACTGTACGAGCGGAAAAGGCGCCTGGACGCAATCCTTAAGAAGTACGACATTTCGAAAGAAGATCGCGTGGCGATCGACGACATCGTCCTAATAAACGATAAGCCCGATGTACAGGTATATGAGTTTAACGTAAAGCCGTACTGGTCAACGGCCTTGATGGCTATTGTGGGAACGATTGGCCTCATTGCGGCTGCTACCAAATTTGCTCCGAAAATCTGGGAACAGCTAATGCTGTTGCTGTCCAGCGCCGTATTCCAAGCCGCTTACGCAGCCACGGCAGGTGATCCTCCGGTCAAGGCCGACCTTTCCTGGCTGGTCCCCTGGGTGGTGCTTATGATCCTGGTCGTTATGGCAATCGCATTCCTAGCTTCCATGGTGGTGCTTCTGACCACGAAGGACGTTCCCGAAAACCAAGCTAAGCTGAAAGCAGCTACGGATATCGTGAAGACGTTCGGCGGTTTCTTCTCGGGAATAGCCACGACGGCGCTGAGCGGCGCTCTCACTTAGCCGTTGCTAATGCGTTCCCCCTTGGATAGCTTCGTAAGTATAGCTGTGGGATTGGCCTGGTTATGCTTGGGGAATGAAACATGCGCAAAGTGCTTATGGGATTGGTGGTCGCCGCTAGTGTTTTGGTTGTGAGCGGGGCCGCAGCAATTCAACCTGCGAATGCCGCCAGCTGCGCTTCCGAAAAACCTAAAAATCGGATACCGTGTCTGGAGAAGAGCATCGCAAAGTTGTCCGCCGCTCTAGACACTGCGAATTCCCAAATTGCGCAGGCAAACGCGGCTATCAGCAAGCTCCGCGAGGATGAAAATGCCGCTCATGCTGCTTTGGAAGCGAAGATTAAGGCCGGCGTGTCGGGTGCGATCGACGACAAGTTAAATCGAGTGAACATTGTTTCGGCTAGCAACGCGAATACCTGCCTTTCTGAGACCGCAGTAGCATCTGGAGGGACTGCCGTTTTCTTAAGTGACTGCACCCATCAAGAGCAGGTGTTCAATATTCGGCCTAGCCATTGATAAATCTGGCCTGCATAGGCCACGTATCTGGGTCACAAACGCCTGGAAGCCCTACTACTCCTCGGCTGGGCTTCCCCCTCCTACCCCTGTCACTCTTGACTAAAACCAACTTCCAGCGTCGGGTGGGGAATAAGTGGATAACTGCTTGACAGGTTTTTTCTAGAGCGGTTTGTAGGGCGTTTTCATGAGTTCTGGCCGATAGTTTTTATCAGTCTTAAACTGCCCCGGATAGCGGCATGCGCACGTCTTCGCCCACTCGTTCTTGTAGTAAAATCCTCTGCCGCCACACCGAGCGCAGAACAGCGATGCCGGCCTGGTTGGCGGGAGTTCGTGCCTCATAGGACAGTGATTTCGATACGCGGGGCCTTCGGATCATAGGCACGCTTGAGCAAGAGCTCCGCTATCTGGCTGTCGTCCTCGTACACAACGCCCGTGAGCGCATCCGCCCATAATTTATTGAAGTTATCTAGGTCAGCCTTGCGCCTTGTGCCGAAATAAAACGTCACCGAAAGTGCAACGTCACCGCCCAGTACCTCGCCTCGCCACTGGCTCTTCGCTTCCCAATGGTAGCTCTGTTTGATCGCCTTTCCCTGGCCTGTCATATAGACAGTTGGGAAGCGCCCGCGACAAGCCGATTGGTAGATATGTTGGGTAGACTTAGGCTCTCCCGAGAGGGTGATTATCACCCATCTAGTATACCGTCTCGGCACGTTTCATCTGAGCATCAGATCCAACGTTTTCAATATCCTGCGGCTCATGAGAACAATCAACACTGCGCCAATAAAAATAGCTATAACGCCAGCGCTCTTGGAGGTTATCTTCTGGCCGAAAAGATCCACTGTCGTATCGCCCTGCATCGCATAAAGACCCATGAAGGCGAGGCTTAAACCCGCAACAAGCGCGCCTAACGACTGAACAAGTAGCAATGTATGAGGCGCACGATGCTTGTCTGTAATAGCGGGAGCCGCCCTGCTCGGCGTGCGAGGCCGCTCCAGTTCCTGTTGTCTTCTTTGTTCCCTACGTTGCGTCTCAAGGCCCCTTTTAATCAATTTGATATAGTCA is a genomic window of Mesorhizobium huakuii containing:
- the cpdR gene encoding cell cycle two-component system response regulator CpdR, which gives rise to MARILLAEDDDDMRRFLVKALERAGYQVSDFDNGASAYERLREEPFSLLLTDIVMPEMDGIELARRATEIDPDLKVMFITGFAAVALNPDSKAPKDAKVLSKPFHLRDLVNEVEKMLHAA
- a CDS encoding HamA C-terminal domain-containing protein, producing the protein MTTAITFDTLLDTSLSDVSSIEELKAAVNKRMLSLVNDYEDGQWRYSRFQSYLWDNIAQTALSQRERDALVGKSHTTLVASAKNLRLTDNDKVGQGSEIAEVFLYGIMKDHFGALPVVPKIFYKQNAQDNAKGADSVHIVIKDNEFSLWFGEAKFYNSLADSRLDKIVLSVIESLRTDKLKKENSIVTNVSDIYHLDIDNDLRTKIIEAIQPKESIDTLKNKINVPIMLLYECQLTSTASIFDDAYRESLIADQKNRAESYFKKQISASSAVFMYEEIKFHVIFFPVPNKEKIVKSFVNGVSFFKAQS
- a CDS encoding DEAD/DEAH box helicase, coding for MDTFEICQEINQLTLSGNLPDARDKLILLLDELSQEETPYPDFLNHLIREAGLYPYLQLETASWQEKFVTEAFKVDIGRASATLHREQSYVLSRLLEGADIAVSAPTSFGKSFIIDAFIAAKRPKNVFIIVPTIALMDETRRRIFKKFSDQYNIVTATDMAIEAFNIFIFPQERAFSYIDKVDSIDLLVVDEFYKASAKHDKERSPSLLKAILKLSKKARQRYFLAPNVKSIDKNVFTQGMEFIELLDFNTVYLRKYEWFKDIGDDEELKGEKLLEIIGPRDAKSLVYAGSYPQIDKVATLIMTSMSVVDRPVLNHFSRWLAENYGPNWQLTHLVRRGVGIHNGRMHRSLSQLQIKIFESVHGFDSIISTSSIIEGVNTSAENVVIWRNRLGNTRLNDFTYRNIIGRGGRMFRHFVGNIYLLESPPKEETTQLEIQFPDAILGDLDEVEHRDHLDDRQVEHIIAYKDAMSEILGDEEFDRISKGNLIQNSDSDFILELARSMKRSPSDWNGFGFLNSDDPNQWERMLYKIINLSPSGWDIQFSKLVSFIKVLSDNWRSGIPILLGRLDQAGIGLEQFFQLERNVTFKMSALLRDVNELHKIIINPSVDVSPFIFKLSHAFLPGAVYQLEEYGLPRMISRKIDREGLIKLSDPSLDIRNAIAQFQDIGVEGVNSLASLTAFDRYIVKYFFEGITQDSVAA
- a CDS encoding N-formylglutamate amidohydrolase; translated protein: MALSYHDASVFSGSCKLKTAAEDFAVVQPFEIRSGAEQRVPFLFNSPHSGRYYPERFLAMARLDRNAIRRSEDCYVDELFGGAVALGAPMLAANFPRAYLDVNREPWELDPRMFAEPVPSFCNIRSARVAGGLGTVPKLVGEGLDIYSGRLPLSEAVARIEAVYKPYHETLKRLLTRTHARFGFAVLIDCHSMPASIRVGDSGLRPDFIIGDRFGISATAALTETAIGLLTAMGYTVAHNKPYAGGFITEHYGRPARHLHALQIEVNRGLYMNERTFEKVAGFDALADDLTRFSADLMAMPDHHFIDLPLAAE
- a CDS encoding site-specific integrase, which produces MESPLRRNPLTDLALKVKDNKRDRRLREGEFEKLLIAGRKTRNRMLIPIVRLALETAMRRGEILALRFRDVDIERCMATIQDSKNGHSRTIPLSSLAVAILETTIAVMNEKGKAQNARIFPLTPVAVRLAWDKLTKRAIIDDLHFHDLRHEAISRFFEKGLTVPEVASISGHRDIRMLLRYAHADKAQLAKKLQ
- a CDS encoding DUF1127 domain-containing protein yields the protein MRTDHAAAQRPAGQVPAPPVRTETIPQALHTQCIAAAKWIARQMEKRRSRLALLEMTDEQLKDIGLSRGQAYSEFRRR
- the hisN gene encoding histidinol-phosphatase, which encodes MDISIDFMRRIAHAAAAETLPRFRAQGAVANKEKGSFDPVTEADREAERAIRALISAQYPDHGILGEEHGSENISSRHVWVIDPIDGTRAFISGLPVWGTLVGLTVDGDAVAGMMAQPFTGELFYANASGSHYEGPGGPRRLSTRKTTSLADATLFTTTPALYKGEARTRYDAFEKQVQLARYGADCYAFAMIASGSVDIVADPGLKPYDIVALIPIIEKAGGVVTTFDGGPAEKGGDVLAAATPELHAAAMAALRG
- a CDS encoding helix-turn-helix transcriptional regulator, translated to MSQFTVHPLLDTGTVRVRDVLCSGECRHRSDEECTAATHLVFPYRGVFVRHVGRNDAVAEANQLLFFNEAEPYQVSHPVEGGDACLDLVIEEGQLRELAPKEQLRFGGVLAFRRQRRRIDPRAQALVALLRHSLRRNVAETLEAETLALTLVRRSLGERTSHVAGASPGRQKLVDRAKLVLASDLSRRWTLAEIAAEVGVSPVYLTQMFQQVEAMPLYRYHLRLRLARALDLLGRYDNLTTLGMDLGFSSHSHFSASFRQVYGRTPAEFQRSIKLR